In Vitis vinifera cultivar Pinot Noir 40024 chromosome 4, ASM3070453v1, the genomic window TAGCTACAATAGTATAGTGCCATAAGTATTGTCTGCTAGGACGGTAAATGTGTTCAGTAATTAAGGAAGCGGAGCATCAAGTATTGTCCGCtaatgcctataaaaaaaaaaaaaaaaaaattgtccacTAAGATGGTAAATGTGTTGGGTAATTAAGTGAGAGAATGGTGTGAATTGAAATGATTGCGATCAAATAGATTGAAAAGTCAtagatgaaaatagaaaaaaattgattgaatttgaagaagtaacATTGgccaaaattaaactaaaatctaCCAATTGAAAAAGCTCTTAGATTTGGAATTCTGTGAATAGGTCATCAAGATTTACTCTTCATCAAGTTAGGTTGATGACCTAAAATCTTAACTAAATGGATATTTAGTTTAGCTTCATGTCTAGATCAATCAAATTCGAAAATCCTAATTGCATGGGTCAATTATCTACACTTTGCTTAATTCATCTTCAATTGCCTTTTAGTACAATTACATGATCTCATCGAATTTAATACTTAGCATTCGATGAATTGATTAAGATTACTctatatttaatcaaatttacctttcattatatttaattgattcaaGTCATGTAAGATTGCACTAAATAGCCAAACAAGTCTACCTTTGTTTTTCTCACTTGCCTTCTGAGTGAAAGATTAAGATTACGGTATACAGCCAAACAAGTTCACCTTTCTTTTAGGCCATATAACATGATTAAGCTTGATAAAGTACACCAATTCTGTCCACTTATTTGGAAATTTGTGCTAATACTGTGTTAAAATCTACCTGTTTTTTCAGTATATCCTAAATAATGTTTTctcttcatgatttttttatttattttttatcttgcaGCTTAGCTCAAAGAATTGTGCGAGGGGATGTTCCTGAACCTTTGATGAACAGAAAGGTTGTGCCTTTTCTTGTGttcttatttttctcatttaattgAGGTTAGTTACTTTAGGTGCATGTTATTTGTGATTTGCTTAGCCACTATTTCGATTGGCTTTTTAGAAGCCAAAAGCTCTGTTTATAAGTTTAACTCTAGATTTTTGAATGACTCTATTGAAAGAGCTGCTGGTCTAGGAAAAAGCTGAAGAAGGAAGCAAAGACAATGTTGCTTCTTGTGGAAACCCTTTTCTGGCTTTTGCAAAAATTTCTTTCATGTTTAATGAAACTTTCATAATACCAAGAGTGTCTGTTTAAAATCATGACCTTAATTAACAAggcataaaaaacaaaaccttaaaaTTTAAAGGTGCATGCCCATAGAATTGGGTTGTTACAGAAATTGAGAAGTTCCTACAATCTGATGTAGGGCATTTTAGGATTTCTAAAATGGTAGGCTTTCAAATCAACTTCTTGTTTGGTTATGGATGTGCTATTTTGTGTTAAAAGTTCCATTCATTTTGgtgtatatatgtgtgtgtaggctttttatatcaaaaattgGGTGGTGGATCATTCCACTTTCTGGTAAAAATTCATCCTCTTATGGAAACTTCTCTTCCCACATTTTAGTTGAAGGTGCAGGCTGGGTCAAGCCAggaactttttgttttttgatattctttattatttattaatagaAGTCAACCTAGAAAATGCTCTCTTTGATGATCAAATCACTGTAAAAGTTATGAAAACCATGTTGGTGTTTCATAAAATTCATTGGAAAGATACTGGTCCCCTCTTACAAATGGTAGACTgtgaaattcataaaaatgacCCACCTCAGAACGATTTTTAATTTCAAGTGTTTGGATTAATACAAACTTATCAAACtttcttattttagaaaaataaaattaaattaaaattccacAAAGAGGGAGACAAGAGGGGAAGGGGGAAGGAGAGGGTCAAAATGATTGTTTTCAACTCTAATTTGAAATGTTATAGAAATATTAATCTAGGTTTTGAGTTCAGTTAATATTGAGGACAACTCAGAATAAGGAGACTTATATGCAAGTctgtgtgtgtgtttttgtCAAGTGTCCATTTTCAGTTGCCAACTAggtttattgaaaattttattatagaaGCTGTGTCTAAAGAAATCAGTATAGATAATCCTTATGATTTTGGCTGAATGTTTCGTTATATTATGTAGTTTGagacttttgagttcaaaatgaaattttcttttcagtTGCATTCTAAAATTAcagaattttgattttgattttgcaGTTGATTTCACTGGATATGGGTTCATTGCTTGCTGGTGCTAAGTTCCGTGGAGATTTTGAGGAAAGACTGAAAGCAGTCCTTAAGGAAGTCACCGCTTCAAATGGGcagattattttatttattgatgagATCCATACTGTAGTGGGTGCAGGTTTGTTTTTGGATTGCCTGCTTTGAAGCAATATGCTACTGTAGAGAATTTTCCAtatttcatcttcattttttgtttttttggttctCGTAGTGTTATATTCTTCTGTGCACAGTGCATATTATATTACTTTCTTATTCAGTTTCAGACTCAGTTGTAGGAGAAAATGTAGATGGGGGCTATGTCTTGTATAAGAGGCTTGATTACtttgaaagtttaaaaaaaaaaaaatagaacttgttttttccttaaattacTCAAGATGAATGGCCAATTTAACCAAACGTCTACATATTCAGAGGCAAAGAAATCAAAAGattgaagaaataaattttataggTCTTTTCTTTAACTCTAATTCAGCTACAGATTGAGATTGcataagagggaaaaaaaaattgttagtcCAAATTTCCAAGTTGAAAGAGCCCTTGCGAAGAGAATTGCCCATATCTAGAAAAAAAACCAGCAAAAAACAGTTCATGGAAAAAATTTCTCATCTATTACTGCCCTGTCCTTGTCTTTGActatacttttataaatatgtAACGTCCAAGATGATACCTGTGATTGattctattaattaatttttgaagttttgGAACTGCTGGCTCTGGCtttgttgttttcaaaaactagaTGGAGTTTGGGAGTTTAAGTTCCTGCATATTTTTGGTGACAACTAGTGCTTCCACTAGTGTGTCGTTGGTGAGTGGTGGTTTGGGGTATTGTCTCATATGACACTATTGAAGTGGGAATAATCTTCAGGAAACTTGGCAATTGAGTGGAAGTCTAAACCCCATTTTTGTTGCCTTGCACATGCTACCATCCCAACTTGGCATGTCTTCTATCatattttgcaaatttaaattggTGATATTTCAATCATTTGCTGATATGGTGGTCTTCTTGTGGATAATTGGTGTTAGGGGCTGTGAGTGGGGCAATGGATGCTGGGAACTTGTTGAAGCCAATGCTTGGCAGAGGTGAGCTCCGATGTATAGGGGCAACAACATTGAATGAATACAGAAAATACATTGAGAAGGATCCTGCCCTTGAGCGCAGGTTCCAGCAAGTGTTCTGTGGTCAGCCTTCAGTTGAAGACGCAATTTCCATTCTTCGTGGATTGCGTGAACGCTATGAGCTTCATCATGGTGTCAAAATATCAGACAGTGCCCTTGTATCAGCAGCAGTTCTTGCAGACCGATATATTACAGAGCGTTTTTTGCCTGACAAAGGTATAATAACTTTTCTATCAAGTCTGGAAAATTCTTTTTGTTGGGCAGATAGAAACccattttcttgatcttcctaaatataaatatatgaaccAATTTGTTGCCAAAACTTACTAGATTGCTGATAGGACTGATACTAGTTGAAAAATAGAGTTGTTCTACTATTTGTTTGTGGCCATgattctctcctttttttttttcaaataaataaaagagtagGAGATCCAAacttcaatgtttttttttttttttcaaatctatcTCCATGATTGTTGAGTgttttctgattaaaaaaaatgattgttgAGTGTTTTGAGATGCACTAGGCTCTGTAAGACAAATATGAGTAGGAGATGATGGTTGTGGTTTTATTCAAGCTATATCTTTAAGAGGAGAAGAAATATGATCAGCTATCTTTTAGagtcttgttttattttattttattttggtgtttttgggttttttttccattatcaGAGAATGagtgaagtgaaaaaaaaaaaagtgaagaataAGATCAAATGCTCATTGTCTATGATTTGGAATTTCAAGAAGATCAAATGCCTATTTACAAAATGAGTGAAATGGTTATCATGGTCCATGGATGAATAGGAGCCCAAACCTAGCAGTTCGAGCCTAAGTAGCTGTTGAATGGTGGATTGATGATATAGCATAAACAAAGGCTGCTGAAGTAGACAAAGTACTTGTTACAAGATCTCAGCTATGTGACTGAGTTCTACCATTATGCTTACTGGAATGTTTTGAAATTTGCAGAATTTTGTTCTTGCATCTCAATCAGTacctttctttttgtctttttgcatttttttcttaGTGGGATCTTGAGAAatgaaatctcaaatttttacttagaataaaatgaaaaaacgaAACTGTAGGGAAGGAAAATTTAAGAAAGGTTTTGGCAATCTCAAAAGTATTTTTCTGCTATACCCATCATGCTTTTCATGAATTATTTATAATGTAAACCATATCCAGTTATTTACTTTGGAGGGTTGGTATTTTGTGTTTGCTTTCAGCCATTGATCTTGTGGATGAAGCGGCTGCAAAGCTGAAAATAGAGATAACTTCAAAGCCTACGGAGTTGGATGAGATAGATAGAGCTGTGATTAAACTAGAGATGGAGAAACTATCCCTGAAAAGTGACACTGATAAAGCATCCAGAGAAAGGTTAAGCAAGCTGGAAAATGATCTACTTTCACTTAAGCAGAAACAGAAAGATCTAACTGATCAATGGGAACAAGAAAAAGTTCTCATGACACGAATCCGATCTATTAAGGAGGAGGTaaattcttctttttgtttgttttctttaaatgGTAAAATTCGATTATGTTAAATCATCCTGACATCTCTTAATTCATTGGCTTGAAAAACTCTTACAGATTGACAGGGTGAACCTGGAGATGGAATCTGCTGAACGTGAATATAATTTAAATCGTGCTGCTGAGCTCAAATATGGAACCTTAATTTCTCTTCAGCGGCAACTGGAAGAGGCTGAGAAGAACCTTGCTAATTATCGGAAATCCGGAAAGTCTTTGCTCCGGGAAGAAGTGACTGACCTTGATATTGCTGAAATTGTGAGTAAATGGACCGGTATACCCTTGTCAAACCTACAGCAATCAGAGAGGGACAAGTTAGTCTTGCTAGAACAAGTTCTGCACCAAAGGGTGGTTGGTCAGGAAAATGCTGTTAAATCAGTGGCTGATGCAATCCGGCGTTCAAGGGCAGGATTGTCAGACCCCATCCGGCCAATTGCAAGCTTCATGTTCATGGGTCCTACTGGGGTCGGTAAAACTGAGCTTGCAAAGGCTCTCGCAGGGTACCTTTTTAATACAGAAAATGCTCTTGTTAGAATTGACATGACTGAATACATGGAAAAGCACGCAGTCTCACGCTTGGTTGGTGCACCACCTGGTTATGTCGGATATGAAGAAGGTGGACAGCTCACCGAAGTAGTTCGCCGGAGACCTTATTCCGTGGTACTATTTGATGAGATTGAGAAGGCACATCACGATGTGTTCAACATTCTGTTACAGCTACTAGATGATGGCAGGATAACTGATTCTCAGGGAAGAACAGTTAGTTTTACAAATTGTGTAGTGATCATGACATCAAATATCGGGTCCCACTATATCCTAGAAACACTTCAGAGCACAGATAAGAAGGAAGCAGTTTATGAGATCATGAAAAAACAAGTTGTTGAGTTGGCCAGACAAACATTCCGACCAGAGTTCATGAATCGAATCGATGAATATATTGTCTTCCAGCCTTTGGACTCCAAAGAAATCAGCAAAATTGTTGAGATACAGGTGATGCATATTGTAGTTCTGATAGTATACGTGTTGGAAGTTAATCCTCATCCATATGATTCTTCTTCTATtctaattaaaaagaatttggATCATATTTTGACACCTACATTCTTGTGAATTGCAGATGAACCGACTAAGAGAGAGGCTGAAACAGAAGAAAATCGATCTCCATTACACAAAGGAGGCTGTTGAACTTTTGGGGACGCAAGGCTTTGACCCAAATTTCGGTGCAAGGCCAGTCAAGAGGGTAATACAGCAGATGGTTGAAAACGAAATAGCAATGGGAATTCTGAGAGGGGATTTCAAGGAGGACGAGTCGATTATCATCGATGCTGACATGTCAGCCAACATTCCTCCCCATAAGAGATTGCTGATCAAGAAGTTGGAGAGTAGTTCTCCCATGGACGCCATGGTTGCCTGATAGTAGATTTTGTAGAAGAAAATAAGGTTTGACAAAACATTTCCAAATTTTGGGCATACGAATATTGGAACCTCGTCTTTTTCCCGGTTTGTACACGGGAAGTAGTTGGGGGTTGAGTGGTTAGCGATCTTCAGTACTCTAAAACCTTGGactcctaatttaattttctagaaaatatgGAAATAGTCTAAGATGTTCA contains:
- the LOC100247399 gene encoding chaperone protein ClpB4, mitochondrial, with product MASRAFRLTRSLHRYRSVLGRACELSAPAAVGRSVCVPLIRVVGGGAENPVFVKSVNNLVGNGFGRRFYSSYDNANQINQSEFTEMAWEGMVDAVDAARLSKQQIVESEHLMKALLEQKDGLARRIFTKAGLDNTSVLQATDDFIDQQPKVVGDTSGPILGTNLRSLLEKARRHKKEMGDNFLSVEHLLLGFLSDARFGRQLFQNLQLSEKDLKDAVSAVRGNQRVTDQNPEGKYQALEKYGNDLTELARRGKLDPVIGRDDEIRRCIQILSRRTKNNPVIIGEPGVGKTAIAEGLAQRIVRGDVPEPLMNRKLISLDMGSLLAGAKFRGDFEERLKAVLKEVTASNGQIILFIDEIHTVVGAGAVSGAMDAGNLLKPMLGRGELRCIGATTLNEYRKYIEKDPALERRFQQVFCGQPSVEDAISILRGLRERYELHHGVKISDSALVSAAVLADRYITERFLPDKAIDLVDEAAAKLKIEITSKPTELDEIDRAVIKLEMEKLSLKSDTDKASRERLSKLENDLLSLKQKQKDLTDQWEQEKVLMTRIRSIKEEIDRVNLEMESAEREYNLNRAAELKYGTLISLQRQLEEAEKNLANYRKSGKSLLREEVTDLDIAEIVSKWTGIPLSNLQQSERDKLVLLEQVLHQRVVGQENAVKSVADAIRRSRAGLSDPIRPIASFMFMGPTGVGKTELAKALAGYLFNTENALVRIDMTEYMEKHAVSRLVGAPPGYVGYEEGGQLTEVVRRRPYSVVLFDEIEKAHHDVFNILLQLLDDGRITDSQGRTVSFTNCVVIMTSNIGSHYILETLQSTDKKEAVYEIMKKQVVELARQTFRPEFMNRIDEYIVFQPLDSKEISKIVEIQMNRLRERLKQKKIDLHYTKEAVELLGTQGFDPNFGARPVKRVIQQMVENEIAMGILRGDFKEDESIIIDADMSANIPPHKRLLIKKLESSSPMDAMVA